The following DNA comes from Syntrophobacterales bacterium.
ATTACCGCAATGAACGCATATCTGGGTGCGATGGAAACCTTTATCCAAACTCAATACGGATTCCAAACGCCGTTTATTACGGAGCCGTCTTTTAACCGCATCACGCATGTGGACAATAAATTCCCCGCCATCAAGAATCGAATCGGCTTTCAAACGATTATGAATGAAGATAAGAAACTGCTGGACTACTCCGAGCTCATGACCAAAACGGAAATGAATCCGGAAGGCAAGTTTTCCGATTTCATCGATCAGTATGTCAGAGGGTCCGTTCCCAACCATCAGGAAGAAGTCGATCGAAAATTTCTGGAAAAGTATTCCATTAAAAACCCGGCGCGTTATATTTCCAATAGTCCGCTCCCGCTGAACAATTCGCAGAAACGCATATTGCTTGCGCTGGCGAATGAAAAGAACCACGTGATCGTAGTTGATGGCCCGCCGGGTACGGGAAAATCGCACACCATTGCCGCGCTCACCTATTGGGCCAATGAGAATAATAAATCGGTGGTAATTACGTCGCATAAACAAGAGGCGCTCGATGTCATTGACCGCATGCTGACGGATAAATACAAATCTCTGCACCCGCAGGCCAAACCGTCCATTGTCCGGATGGATAAGGAAACAGGTTCGGCAAACAATCTTCCCAATACCCTGGCAACTTCGGTGCTGGGCGCGGCAAGCACGCGAGCGCTTGATTACAATAAGGAAGCAAACCAAACAGATGCAAAGAGACAGAGTGAACGACTCATCCGCAAGATTGAAGACAAATTAGCACAGTCCGGATGCTATGAGGAAACAATTCAAAAGATCATCCAGTTTGATGATGTCGATCAGAAACTGGCAACAGATGTCCAACTGGCATCCATTCTCTCTGCAATCAAGCCACCGGGGCAGAAAACCGATTTTACCGTCATTCAGGAATTTCTGGATTCCGGCATATTGCCCAAACTAAGCTTCGCGAGTCTTGAGGAATACGCCTATCTTCTGGAGCAGAAAGAAAATATCCCGGCGTTTCTGGAGGCATGTGAAAGACTGCACCGGGTTCCCGAAGCCGATTTACGGATGGAAACGGCGCTTGCGGAAATTCCCCCGAGCTTTTCAGAACTGCTGGCCGATCTCCAGGCGCACTTTAAGGATGATATTCAGCTTTCAGAAATCACCACAAAACACGCAACCGCCGGATTTTTTAAGAAGCTATTGGGCAAAGCGCCCAAAGATGAAACGCTCAAAGCGATGCTCGCCGAGCTTTCCAGTTTGCAGTTTGCCAATGTCGTTGCGGAGATTGCCCGAATCCTGAAAAGAGAAAAAGAAAGCATCACCATCCGCGATCTTGTGGAAGGTGTGGAAAAAATTAGATTCGTTATCTCCATCAAAAAATATAAGGATTTGCTGGAATCTTATCGGGCGCTGCCCGGCAATCCGGACAAAAGCATCGGCGATATTTATGAAGCATTCCGGAAATTGGATGAATTTAAAGACTTGTTAACCCTTGCCCTGTATCAGGCGTTGCAGTCTTCATTCAAGAATTATGGCCCCCTGCTGACTCATTTCGGCATAACGGAAAAAAGCCTGAAAGGACTGGCCAAACTTAAAGGGCTGGATGAAAAGACGAAACACGCCTGGCAATGGATGCAACTGCATTATTTTCTTTCCGGGCAAGCCCGTTTGTCCGCGCTCCATCTGACGGATTTCGACAGCTACTGCCGGCTCAAACAAAAAGAAATTGAAAATCTCAATGATCAGCGCCTGAAAAACCTCAACAACCATCTGGGCGAAATGGCCCGAATCAAGGTGTCCTATGAAGGCGGAAAACGCTTTACGGCGGCAGAAGCCAAAGTGCTGCTGGGCGGAATCTCCTGCATCATTGCGGAACCAGGCACGATCTCCCGGCACTTTCCGATGGAAGAAGGACTGATTGATGTGCTCATCATTGATGAAGCCTCGCAGGTTTCCATTGCCGATTCCATTTCACTGATCCTGCGCGCCAAACAGGTTGTGATTTTCGGCGATGAATACCAGTACGGCGCCGTGAGCGCCACCAACGTCAACGCCCGTTATTCGGCAAGCTATTTCAGTAAAATCATCAGCGCTTTTGCCGATGATTACAACACGACCGTGACGGCGGCCGCCGAGAAGGAACTGGTTGATGAGGTATCACGCAAAATCTCTGCCGACGACCAGATGATCGACATTCCCCTCAAGCCGGAGCCGGGAAAGATTCTCTGGCTGAAAACATTCGACATCCGCACCTCAACCTTGACCTTTGCCAAGGCCATTGCCAACTATACAACGTCGCTCAAGGAACATTTTCGCAGCTTCCCGGAAATCATCAGCTATTCCAACGATCATTTTTACAAAGAAGCGCAGATGGAACTGATTGTCAACCGCATCCGCACCAAGCCCATTGGGGAAGTCTTGCAGTTTATCCATGTCGAAACGCAGGGCAAGGCCGGCCCCAATACCAATCTGGATGAGATAGAAACTATTGC
Coding sequences within:
- a CDS encoding AAA family ATPase, which translates into the protein MKKLPKEILNYFATFTETRFNFRRLINYKWTNNELTLDLSLFPTFQTRLLQKIKTGDLSPVTIKQNEYTIVISKEVLQLDVEALLQNKVNKSYLDKCLTDEYALIAQNKAFIADQRCEIVPEEDDPAGHELLTRQKSLALKEGLRTYNLALRREFEKTLNKLHEKVVEQKKDELNIEHVPSSIFGGTNYVNQKFEQIKAIGNNFTDSNSYIQSLLEYFRKSIDDIVIYDLYYNLQKYADFTKLGTLYLFFHMLVDNGEAYPLYFIEVEYRTSSSEVTLSFPRNLMLLNTPAINYFKYDSVLTIPRASSITAMNAYLGAMETFIQTQYGFQTPFITEPSFNRITHVDNKFPAIKNRIGFQTIMNEDKKLLDYSELMTKTEMNPEGKFSDFIDQYVRGSVPNHQEEVDRKFLEKYSIKNPARYISNSPLPLNNSQKRILLALANEKNHVIVVDGPPGTGKSHTIAALTYWANENNKSVVITSHKQEALDVIDRMLTDKYKSLHPQAKPSIVRMDKETGSANNLPNTLATSVLGAASTRALDYNKEANQTDAKRQSERLIRKIEDKLAQSGCYEETIQKIIQFDDVDQKLATDVQLASILSAIKPPGQKTDFTVIQEFLDSGILPKLSFASLEEYAYLLEQKENIPAFLEACERLHRVPEADLRMETALAEIPPSFSELLADLQAHFKDDIQLSEITTKHATAGFFKKLLGKAPKDETLKAMLAELSSLQFANVVAEIARILKREKESITIRDLVEGVEKIRFVISIKKYKDLLESYRALPGNPDKSIGDIYEAFRKLDEFKDLLTLALYQALQSSFKNYGPLLTHFGITEKSLKGLAKLKGLDEKTKHAWQWMQLHYFLSGQARLSALHLTDFDSYCRLKQKEIENLNDQRLKNLNNHLGEMARIKVSYEGGKRFTAAEAKVLLGGISCIIAEPGTISRHFPMEEGLIDVLIIDEASQVSIADSISLILRAKQVVIFGDEYQYGAVSATNVNARYSASYFSKIISAFADDYNTTVTAAAEKELVDEVSRKISADDQMIDIPLKPEPGKILWLKTFDIRTSTLTFAKAIANYTTSLKEHFRSFPEIISYSNDHFYKEAQMELIVNRIRTKPIGEVLQFIHVETQGKAGPNTNLDEIETIANDIQKRLKEGFKGTIGVITSFREQQARMEQSLNERFNMAALRRDHKLAIWFVGDVQGEERDIVYYSFVEGKNINNANLATIYPVLQGTADSIRSLKMQRLNVGFSRAKDTMIFVMSQPLENFSNTRLGDALKHYASTLEQNKKNDFFIENEAVFESPMEKKLYALLLETPFVQERREHIKIIPQFDIGKYIAAEYNASIPKYRADFLLTYAKGGKEETLILEYDGLEYHFQNPRDVNNLNFSQSYLDYDTQRQMELESYGYRFLRINKFNLRPQMPGQTEVDVLDQLLKESFTSH